In Candidatus Hydrogenedentota bacterium, one DNA window encodes the following:
- a CDS encoding DUF4184 family protein: MPLAFPSHQGLIAPLWRRWPHRFNAPALCIGAATPDVVDGIAGVFRGGLGQWYGHTLVGLFLLVLPAGLLLYWTAVRLGILLNRAGSGAKVAAWILGARNPEKMPFTRVRQAVAGVCIGGFSHLFFDFISHGNFLWFYPWYENSHFFPAWWHARWFEIPLPGYRNPYPAGPHLVIWLFLSLLGTVMLIWPWRTSRRDQSVSREVDSAMR, from the coding sequence ATGCCATTGGCGTTTCCCTCGCACCAGGGGCTTATTGCGCCGCTCTGGCGCCGTTGGCCCCACCGTTTCAATGCGCCCGCGCTGTGCATCGGCGCCGCCACGCCCGATGTGGTTGACGGAATCGCGGGAGTTTTTCGGGGGGGATTGGGGCAGTGGTACGGCCATACGCTCGTGGGCCTTTTTCTGCTGGTTCTGCCGGCGGGCCTGCTGCTTTACTGGACGGCCGTTCGGCTCGGCATTCTGCTGAATCGCGCCGGGTCGGGGGCCAAGGTTGCCGCATGGATCCTGGGGGCGCGCAATCCCGAAAAGATGCCGTTTACCCGTGTGCGGCAGGCCGTCGCGGGCGTGTGTATCGGCGGATTCTCCCATCTGTTTTTCGATTTCATATCGCATGGAAATTTTCTGTGGTTTTACCCATGGTACGAAAATTCGCATTTCTTTCCGGCGTGGTGGCATGCCCGATGGTTTGAAATACCCTTGCCGGGCTATCGCAACCCGTATCCGGCGGGTCCGCACCTCGTGATATGGCTTTTCCTCAGTCTGCTGGGCACGGTGATGCTCATTTGGCCCTGGCGTACATCGCGCCGCGATCAATCGGTTTCCCGCGAAGTGGATTCCGCGATGAGATAG
- a CDS encoding glycosyltransferase family 2 protein, giving the protein MCEVRARGAMAEYSVVIPVHNEAHGIANLLREVRAVLAGLGVPYEIIVVDDGSTDTTWTLVQEAAKAGDVFGYRLNRNFGQQAAICAGLAKARGNAIAIMDGDGQDPPEVLRALFDKWQKGCDVAYGVRRGRKEGFLRRACYYAFYRILGYLADTPIPADSGDFAVIDRKVAEFILSINDRAPFIRGLRGWYGGRQESVPYDRPARRTGRTNWSWFAMIGFAVNGITSFSKVPLRLAIYMGGSIAMAAFAFGTFIVVRKLAFGAVPAGGSQGWTSLATLVAFLGGLNLFMLGVVGEYIAHIFDAAKRFPVYLIAESTSRETD; this is encoded by the coding sequence GTGTGCGAAGTGCGGGCACGCGGCGCAATGGCGGAGTATTCGGTCGTTATACCCGTCCACAACGAGGCGCATGGCATTGCGAACTTGCTGCGCGAAGTACGGGCCGTCCTTGCCGGTTTGGGCGTTCCCTACGAAATTATCGTCGTGGATGATGGCAGCACAGACACGACATGGACGCTTGTGCAGGAAGCGGCCAAGGCCGGGGATGTCTTCGGGTACCGGCTGAACCGCAATTTCGGGCAACAGGCGGCGATTTGCGCCGGACTCGCCAAAGCGAGAGGCAACGCCATAGCGATTATGGATGGCGACGGTCAAGACCCCCCGGAAGTCCTCCGCGCACTCTTCGACAAATGGCAAAAGGGATGCGACGTCGCCTACGGGGTCCGCCGCGGACGCAAGGAAGGTTTCTTGCGCCGGGCCTGCTATTATGCCTTTTACCGCATTCTGGGTTACCTGGCCGACACGCCGATTCCCGCCGACAGCGGCGATTTCGCCGTAATCGATCGCAAGGTCGCCGAGTTTATCCTCTCCATCAACGATCGCGCACCGTTCATTCGCGGTTTGCGCGGGTGGTATGGCGGACGGCAGGAATCCGTTCCCTATGATCGGCCCGCACGGCGAACCGGCCGCACGAACTGGTCGTGGTTCGCCATGATCGGTTTCGCCGTCAACGGCATCACCTCCTTCTCGAAAGTGCCGTTGCGCCTCGCGATTTACATGGGCGGCTCAATCGCCATGGCCGCGTTCGCCTTTGGAACATTCATCGTGGTGCGCAAACTGGCCTTCGGCGCCGTCCCTGCCGGCGGCAGTCAGGGATGGACTTCGCTGGCCACGCTCGTGGCGTTCCTGGGTGGATTGAACCTCTTTATGCTCGGCGTGGTCGGGGAATACATCGCCCACATTTTCGATGCCGCCAAGCGTTTTCCCGTCTATCTCATCGCGGAATCCACTTCGCGGGAAACCGATTGA